The sequence below is a genomic window from bacterium.
GCGCCCGCCGGTGGTACGACTCGGGCGAGGCCGCCACCAGGTACACCTCGCCGCGGATCCCGCCGCAGGGCATCTCCCCCGACGGCAGGTCCAGCAACCTGGTGATCCCGCGTTCGGGCATCAGTCCCAGGATCGCCCCCGCACCGATCTCGAATTCCGTCATCCCGGGCGCGTGCAGCGTCGGCGGCGCACCCAGCACGCTCTCGTAGAAGGCGCGGGCGGCCTCCTGGTCGCGGACGTAGAGGATGAAGTGGGCCCTGGACGCGCCGCTCACGATAGCCACCGCCTCTGCTAGCGCTGCACGATGAGCTCCCGGATTTCGATCGAATTGGCTCTCGCACCGTATCGGTCCGGCCGCCCGCCGTCAATCCGCCGGCGTCGCCCGCGGGAATGAAAAAGGCCGCCTCCCCAAAGGAAGACGGCCTTGACGGAAGTCGCTTCAAATCAGCGATACAAGGTCTTGATGCCGCTCCAGCTCATCTCATCCGCAGGAACCGTGCCCTGGTCCAGGACCACGTTGTCCGCGTGGACGCGGCAGCTGCTGTCGACGTTCGCGCCCGTGACGGCCTCGATCTGGATCGTCAGGAAATCCGTGTTGGCCGGGGCCTGGAACGAACCGCTGTACGTGGTCCACGCGTTCCACGGCCAGAAGGGCCCCATCAGGCCGGAGCCGCCGATGACGCCGCCGTTCGCCTGCTCGGCGAAGATGTTGACGAAGAGCACGCCGCCGACGTCGGCCTGGTCGAGCTTCAGGTCGAACGAGTAGAGGACCGGCCCCGGAATCCCGCTGCCGGCCGGAGTGGACTGCTTGAGCACCAGCGCCAGGGCCTCTGCCTGATTGTCCAGGAACGCGTTGTGCGTCCCGGTCGCCGACGGGCCGTTGTCACCGGCCAGGACGGTGACGACGGAGCTGGGGCTCTGCCCGAACACCAGCCAACCCGTCAGGTCGCCGGTCTCGAAGCCGGGATTCGACAGGAGGTTTTCGGCCAACGCAACACCCACTCCACCAGCCATGGGAAGTGCCAGCACCGACAGGATGCTGCCGGTCACCAGAATGGATTTCACAAGTTTCATGACGATTCCCCTTTCAATAGTCCCTTACCACATCGCGCGAAGATCCTCGAGTCCGGCGCCATGTCGCTCTCAGTTCGATCCGTGATGACATGCCCGCTGCGGGCCATGAAGATCGGATCGAGGCGACCAGACCGACTCAGGACCACTTTACACTATGTTCGGAAACCGTACAATCTCTTTTTCCAGCCCGACGCACAAAACCAGTATTTTCATAACTTGTTTTATTAATGTATCTTATGAACATCGCAAGGCTTGCGTCCACGGAGTTCCACAGACCGGCATGATGCTCCTCTCTTCGAAGAGCCCCATGACGGCGAGCTTTCTTGATTGTTCTGATACCGAACAAAGCGTATGATCCCGTTCATGACTTGGCCCGTCCGGAACCGCGTGTGGCGACCAGCACGGGCTGCGACCCCGCCTTCTTCAGTCCGCAATGGAATTGGGAGAATCACCGTGAAGAAGCTCCACCTGACGCTGGCGATCCTGTTCTTCGTCTGCAGCCCCGCTCTGGCCCAGGTCGGCGACCTGCTCTGGGAAGAGAATTTCAACGACCTGGACGACTGGCTCACCATCACCGGGAACGGTTATTGGGGCTGGGGCAACGGCGAGCTGGAATTCTACAAGCAGGAGAATGTCGGGATCGCGCCGGTTCCAGGGGAAGCCGGGAACACGGCCCTGCGCATCACCGCCAGGCAGGAGAGCGGGCCCGGCATCGTCGATCAGTGGGGCAATCCCCTGTCCTACACGTCGGGAAAGGTCGTCAGCAAGTCGTTCGTGACCGTCAAGTACGGCATGATCGAGTGCAGGGTGCGCATCCCGGACATCGATCTGGGCGGCTGGCCCGCGGTCTGGCTGCTGGGATCGGCCAACTATGCCTGGCCCCGTTGCGGCGAGATCGACATGATGGAGATGGGATCCAAGCAGGCTTTCAGGGATCTGCACGACACGCACAACGGCGGCAACGGGCTGAACAATGCCACGGTCAATCAGTCCGTGGCGGCCAACGCCATCTACTACTCGGCCGCCGCCGTCACGCCGGCGAATCCATCCGGGGCGGCCAGCCTCTCCTGGGACCCGGACGACGATTTCTGCCGTCCGTATTACTCCTATGCGAATCCGCTCGTCGAGCGCTTCCTGGTCTACCGGCTGTACTGGGACGAGACCAGCCTGCGCATGACCGTCGTCGACGACGGCGTGGAGCACGACCTGTACACGTCCCCGTTCACCATCGACAGCGCATCCGCCGAATTCCAGGCACCCTTCTACCTGATCGCGAACCTGGCCGTCGGCGGGGCCTTCACCGATGCCTACCATCTCGGCGACCCCGGCAGCGGTCTTCCGGTCTCGATGCCGTTCCCGGCCGAAATGTACGTCGATTACATCCGGCTGTACGAATGGAATGGCCGGGGCGAAGTCAGCCTGGGACCTCCGCCCCAGGAGACCGGGACGTTCGGGATCTATACCGACGAAA
It includes:
- a CDS encoding VOC family protein translates to MSGASRAHFILYVRDQEAARAFYESVLGAPPTLHAPGMTEFEIGAGAILGLMPERGITRLLDLPSGEMPCGGIRGEVYLVAASPESYHRRALAAGARELSAMAPRDWGHRAAYSLDPDGYVLAFAEPVAAGGTNEGDLTGCSEYS
- a CDS encoding T9SS type A sorting domain-containing protein, with protein sequence MKKLHLTLAILFFVCSPALAQVGDLLWEENFNDLDDWLTITGNGYWGWGNGELEFYKQENVGIAPVPGEAGNTALRITARQESGPGIVDQWGNPLSYTSGKVVSKSFVTVKYGMIECRVRIPDIDLGGWPAVWLLGSANYAWPRCGEIDMMEMGSKQAFRDLHDTHNGGNGLNNATVNQSVAANAIYYSAAAVTPANPSGAASLSWDPDDDFCRPYYSYANPLVERFLVYRLYWDETSLRMTVVDDGVEHDLYTSPFTIDSASAEFQAPFYLIANLAVGGAFTDAYHLGDPGSGLPVSMPFPAEMYVDYIRLYEWNGRGEVSLGPPPQETGTFGIYTDETPTDDELVPGVSAEIYVWEGTLTNGSLAPYEGDNVLTWQTAGSGWFGAGIMSMQPVNLFGFGDGHLKFRIKIPANVTFKIGVIDTWGNQYYVRFPANQTTYGLVRNGDWGQASIPVSDLRGTAIDLRLLSYEFVILEENGTACMFALDDIYWDGGGSTGAPDGGVVSGRRLDLHPNAPNPFNARTEIRFDLPAAGIYELEIYDVAGRRVAGFDGVGSTGANSLLWDGRDDRGTNLGSGVYYYRLRAGADSATRKMILLK